One window from the genome of Nicotiana sylvestris chromosome 9, ASM39365v2, whole genome shotgun sequence encodes:
- the LOC138878159 gene encoding uncharacterized protein, with translation MASETTKGEITLQVNMASTIQNAKFHVIEGDMSYNALLRRPCIHCMRAVPSTLHQMMMFPAKDGIKIVYGEQHTAREMFAVHDVAPTPTPSTSKKPQDKQKVK, from the coding sequence atggcgagcgaaacaacgaaaggggaaatcaccctccagGTCAATATGGCCAGCACtatccaaaatgccaaattccatgtcatcgaaggagacatgagttACAACGCCTTGCTCAGAAGGCCATGCATACACtgtatgagagcagtaccatcaacccttcaccAAATGATGATGTTTCCAGCAAAGGATGGAATAAAAATTGTGTACGGGGAACAACATACAGCGAGGGAGATGTTCGCGGTACATGATGTAGCACCGACACCAACGCCTTCTACGTCGAAGAAACCACAGGATAAACAAAAAGTGAAATAG